Proteins from a genomic interval of Pseudomonas paeninsulae:
- the dapA gene encoding 4-hydroxy-tetrahydrodipicolinate synthase: MIAGSMVALVTPMDAQGGLDWDSLSKLVDFHLQEGTNAIVAVGTTGESATLEVSEHIEVIRRVVAQVAGRIPVIAGTGGNSTRESVELTRAAKDVGADACLLVTPYYNKPTQEGLYLHFRHIAESVAIPQILYNVPGRTVCDMLPETVERLAKIANIIGIKEATGDLQRGQEVLDRVSKDFLVYSGDDATAVELMLMGGKGNISVTANVAPRAMSDMCAAAMAGDAVTARAINDRLMPLHKALFIESSPIPVKFALHEMGMMPDGIRLPLTWLSPRCHEPLRQALRQSGVLV, from the coding sequence ATGATTGCGGGCAGTATGGTGGCACTGGTCACGCCCATGGATGCACAAGGTGGTCTCGATTGGGACAGCCTGAGCAAACTGGTGGATTTCCACCTGCAAGAGGGCACCAACGCCATCGTCGCGGTCGGTACCACCGGCGAGTCGGCCACGTTGGAAGTGTCCGAACACATCGAAGTGATCCGACGTGTGGTCGCTCAAGTTGCCGGGCGCATCCCGGTGATCGCCGGCACGGGTGGCAATTCCACGCGCGAGTCGGTCGAGCTGACGCGCGCCGCCAAGGATGTGGGCGCCGATGCCTGCCTGCTGGTCACGCCTTATTACAATAAGCCGACCCAGGAAGGTCTGTACCTGCACTTCCGGCATATCGCAGAGTCGGTGGCCATCCCGCAGATTCTCTACAACGTGCCGGGTCGCACCGTGTGCGACATGCTGCCGGAAACGGTCGAGCGCCTGGCGAAGATCGCCAACATCATCGGTATCAAGGAAGCCACCGGCGACCTGCAGCGCGGCCAGGAAGTCCTGGATCGGGTGAGCAAGGATTTCCTGGTGTATTCCGGCGATGACGCCACCGCCGTCGAACTGATGCTGATGGGCGGCAAGGGCAACATCTCGGTGACCGCCAACGTCGCGCCACGCGCCATGAGCGACATGTGTGCCGCTGCCATGGCCGGCGATGCCGTGACTGCGCGCGCCATCAATGATCGTCTGATGCCGCTGCACAAGGCCTTGTTTATCGAGTCCAGCCCGATTCCGGTGAAATTTGCCCTGCATGAAATGGGCATGATGCCGGACGGTATCCGTTTGCCGCTGACCTGGCTCAGCCCGCGTTGTCATGAACCGCTGCGTCAGGCCCTGCGCCAGTCCGGCGTTTTGGTTTAA
- a CDS encoding glycine cleavage system protein R, with the protein MSTPPVREQFLVISALGPNAMELTNVLCRTSNENRCAVVSTRLSRHGEFSALVLQISGSWDALARLESSLPALAKKHAFTVNVTRSAAAENRPQALPYVAYVSSAYRPDILNELCQFFIDHNVELESLTCDTYLAPQTGGTMLNATLTVTLPAGTQISWLRDQFLDFSDALNLDALIEPWRPQNP; encoded by the coding sequence ATGTCCACCCCCCCAGTTCGCGAACAATTCCTCGTCATCAGCGCACTCGGCCCCAACGCCATGGAGCTGACTAATGTGCTGTGCCGCACCAGCAATGAAAACCGCTGTGCCGTCGTCAGCACCCGCCTGAGCCGGCATGGCGAGTTCAGCGCCTTGGTGCTGCAGATCTCCGGCAGCTGGGACGCCCTGGCGCGCCTGGAGTCGAGCCTGCCGGCCCTGGCCAAGAAGCACGCCTTTACGGTCAACGTGACGCGCAGTGCGGCGGCGGAAAATCGCCCCCAGGCCCTGCCCTACGTGGCCTATGTCAGCTCGGCCTACCGGCCCGACATCCTCAATGAGCTGTGCCAGTTCTTCATCGACCACAACGTCGAACTGGAAAGCCTGACCTGCGATACCTACCTGGCCCCGCAGACCGGCGGCACCATGCTCAATGCGACGCTGACCGTGACGCTGCCCGCAGGCACCCAGATCAGCTGGCTGCGCGATCAGTTCCTCGACTTCTCCGACGCCTTGAATCTGGACGCCCTGATCGAACCCTGGCGCCCACAAAACCCATAA
- a CDS encoding peroxiredoxin, whose translation MAVALDTPVADFQAAATSGQQVQLSALQGQQLVIYFYPKDSTPGCTTEGQGFRDHYPAFQAANTQVFGVSRDSLKSHENFKGKQQFPFELIADKDEELCQLFDVIKLKKLYGKEYLGVDRSTFLIDKHGVLRKEWRSVKVPGHVEAVLAAAQDLHND comes from the coding sequence ATGGCCGTAGCACTCGACACCCCGGTTGCCGATTTCCAGGCAGCGGCCACCAGCGGCCAGCAGGTTCAGCTGTCGGCACTGCAAGGCCAGCAGCTGGTGATCTATTTCTATCCGAAAGACAGCACCCCTGGCTGCACCACCGAAGGCCAGGGCTTTCGCGATCACTACCCGGCCTTCCAGGCCGCCAACACCCAGGTGTTCGGCGTATCGCGGGACAGCCTCAAGTCCCACGAGAACTTCAAGGGCAAGCAGCAGTTCCCCTTCGAGCTGATCGCGGACAAGGATGAGGAGCTCTGCCAGCTGTTCGACGTGATCAAGCTGAAGAAGCTCTACGGCAAGGAGTACCTGGGCGTCGACCGCAGCACCTTCCTGATCGACAAGCACGGCGTATTGCGCAAGGAATGGCGTAGCGTGAAGGTACCGGGCCATGTCGAGGCCGTGCTGGCCGCCGCTCAGGATCTGCACAACGACTGA
- a CDS encoding AI-2E family transporter, with protein MIKVLRNWMHRYFSDEQAVVLAVLLVLGFAAVLTLGGMLAPVLTGLVLAFLMQGLVNALERLRLPQIMAVALVFLLFMSSLVLFLLVLMPLIWRQLSTLFNELPRMLGEWQALFLLLPERYPNLISDAQVLQLTEAISGEAGKFGQWALSFSLSSLPMLAGIMIYLVLVPILVFFFLKDREMIGGWFRGYLPRERALITRVAQEMNQQIANYIRGKFIEIIICGVVTYIAFAALGLNYAALLALLVGLSVVVPYIGAVVVTVPVALIGMFQWGFGDQFLYLMVVYGVIQALDGNVLVPLLFSEAVNLHPVAIICAVLLFGGLWGFWGVFFAIPLATLFKAVLNAWPRKELAVREE; from the coding sequence ATGATTAAGGTGTTACGCAACTGGATGCACCGCTATTTTTCCGACGAGCAAGCGGTGGTGCTGGCGGTATTGTTGGTGCTCGGTTTCGCCGCCGTGCTGACCCTCGGTGGCATGCTGGCGCCGGTATTGACCGGGCTGGTGCTGGCGTTTCTGATGCAAGGGCTGGTCAATGCCCTGGAGCGCTTGCGCCTGCCGCAGATCATGGCAGTGGCGCTGGTGTTCCTGTTGTTCATGAGTTCGCTGGTGTTGTTCCTGCTGGTATTGATGCCGCTGATCTGGCGCCAGTTGAGCACCCTGTTCAACGAGTTGCCACGCATGCTCGGTGAGTGGCAGGCGCTGTTTCTGCTGTTACCGGAGCGTTACCCGAATCTGATCAGCGATGCCCAGGTGTTGCAGTTGACCGAGGCGATCAGCGGCGAGGCCGGTAAGTTCGGCCAGTGGGCGCTGTCGTTCTCCCTGTCCAGCCTGCCAATGCTGGCCGGCATCATGATCTACCTGGTACTGGTACCGATCCTGGTGTTTTTCTTCCTCAAGGATCGAGAAATGATCGGTGGCTGGTTTCGCGGTTACCTGCCGCGCGAGCGTGCCCTGATTACCCGGGTGGCTCAGGAAATGAACCAGCAGATCGCCAACTACATTCGTGGCAAGTTCATCGAGATCATCATTTGCGGCGTGGTCACCTACATCGCGTTCGCCGCGCTGGGGCTCAACTATGCGGCGCTGCTGGCGTTGCTGGTGGGGCTGTCGGTGGTAGTGCCGTACATCGGCGCGGTGGTGGTGACGGTGCCGGTGGCGCTGATTGGTATGTTCCAGTGGGGCTTCGGCGATCAGTTTCTCTACCTGATGGTGGTGTATGGGGTGATCCAGGCGCTGGACGGTAACGTGCTGGTGCCACTGCTGTTCTCCGAGGCGGTCAACCTGCACCCGGTGGCGATCATCTGCGCGGTATTGCTGTTCGGCGGCTTGTGGGGCTTCTGGGGGGTGTTCTTCGCCATTCCGTTGGCTACCCTGTTCAAGGCCGTGCTCAATGCCTGGCCGCGCAAGGAGCTGGCAGTACGCGAGGAGTGA
- a CDS encoding sulfurtransferase TusA family protein: MNDGQKWDGACDAELDASGLNCPLPLLKAKLELNRLASGAVLKVIATDAGSQRDFRAFARLAGHSLLREEEEAGVYRYWLRKA, encoded by the coding sequence ATGAACGATGGACAAAAATGGGACGGTGCCTGCGACGCCGAGTTGGATGCCAGTGGCTTGAATTGCCCGCTGCCGTTGCTCAAGGCCAAGCTGGAGCTGAATCGCCTGGCAAGCGGCGCGGTGCTCAAGGTCATTGCCACGGATGCCGGCTCGCAACGGGATTTTCGTGCCTTTGCCAGGCTCGCAGGCCACAGCCTGCTGCGTGAAGAGGAAGAGGCGGGTGTGTATCGCTATTGGTTGCGTAAAGCCTGA
- a CDS encoding M48 family metalloprotease, whose protein sequence is MNLLRPILLTLACLTAQPGLASDLPSLGDASSAIVSPQQEHQLGRAWLSLLRGQVRQLSDPQLKDFVESSVYRLGETSELKDRRLEFVLLDSPQINAFAAPGGIIGVNGGLFLYAQTEAEYASVMTHELAHLSQRHFARGLEAQQRMQLPLMAAMLAGIVAAAAGAGDVGIAAIASTQAAAIQEQRRFSRQNEQEADRIGLVNLEKAGYDPRAMPSMFERLMRQYRYDRKPPEFLLTHPVSESRIADTRNRAAQTKAGGVTDSARYQLMRARVQLNYEDTPGLAAKRFRALLDETPKLEAARYGLALAQIKSGQHQKARESLQPLLQSAPDNIPYNLAQIELDSASSHLPEAQSRIERLMSNYPNNYPLQQARIDVLMKQARPQDAERALDDLLKSRAKDPDVWYQVAEMRGLSGNTIGLHQARAEYFALVGDYDQAIEQLDFAKRRATNNFPLASRIDARQRELLEDQRIIEQMLR, encoded by the coding sequence ATGAATCTTCTGCGCCCCATCCTGTTGACGCTCGCCTGCCTGACCGCCCAGCCTGGCCTGGCCAGCGATCTACCGTCACTCGGCGACGCCAGCTCCGCGATTGTCTCGCCACAGCAAGAACATCAACTTGGCCGCGCCTGGTTGAGCCTGTTGCGCGGCCAGGTCCGTCAACTGTCGGACCCGCAGCTCAAGGATTTCGTCGAGAGCAGTGTCTATCGCCTGGGAGAAACCAGCGAGCTGAAGGATCGGCGCCTGGAATTCGTCCTGCTCGACAGCCCGCAAATCAACGCCTTCGCCGCGCCAGGCGGGATCATCGGGGTCAACGGCGGCCTGTTCCTGTATGCCCAGACCGAAGCCGAATACGCCTCGGTAATGACCCACGAACTCGCCCACCTGTCGCAACGCCACTTTGCCCGCGGCCTGGAAGCCCAGCAGCGCATGCAACTGCCGCTGATGGCGGCAATGCTCGCGGGTATCGTGGCCGCAGCAGCGGGGGCAGGCGATGTCGGCATAGCGGCCATCGCCTCGACTCAGGCGGCGGCGATTCAGGAGCAGCGGCGCTTCTCCCGGCAGAACGAGCAGGAAGCCGACCGCATCGGCCTGGTCAACCTGGAAAAAGCCGGGTATGACCCCCGCGCCATGCCGAGCATGTTCGAACGCCTGATGCGCCAATATCGCTACGACCGCAAACCACCGGAATTCCTCCTGACCCACCCGGTATCCGAATCGCGCATCGCCGACACCCGCAACCGCGCCGCACAAACCAAGGCCGGCGGTGTGACCGACAGCGCGCGCTACCAGTTGATGCGTGCCCGCGTGCAACTGAACTACGAAGATACGCCGGGACTGGCGGCCAAGCGTTTTCGCGCCCTGCTCGATGAAACCCCAAAACTGGAGGCCGCCCGCTACGGCCTGGCTTTGGCGCAGATCAAGAGCGGCCAGCACCAGAAGGCCCGCGAGAGCCTGCAACCCTTGTTACAGTCGGCACCCGATAATATCCCCTACAACCTGGCCCAGATCGAACTGGACAGCGCCTCCAGCCACCTGCCAGAAGCACAGAGCCGCATCGAGCGGCTCATGAGTAACTACCCGAACAATTACCCACTGCAGCAGGCGCGCATCGACGTGTTGATGAAACAGGCACGCCCCCAGGATGCCGAGCGCGCCCTCGATGACCTGCTGAAAAGCCGCGCAAAAGACCCCGATGTCTGGTACCAGGTCGCCGAAATGCGCGGCCTCAGTGGCAACACCATCGGCCTGCACCAGGCGCGCGCGGAGTACTTCGCCCTGGTCGGCGACTACGATCAGGCGATCGAACAACTCGACTTCGCCAAACGTCGTGCGACCAACAACTTCCCGCTCGCCTCACGCATCGACGCGCGGCAACGCGAACTGCTGGAAGACCAGCGCATCATCGAACAGATGCTGCGTTAG
- the ltaE gene encoding low-specificity L-threonine aldolase: protein MAVIDLRSDTVTQPTPGMRAAMQATELGDDVYGEDPSVNRLEQYLAAELGFASALFVPTGTMSNLLGLMAHCERGDEYIVGQQAHTYKYEGGGAAVLGSIQPQPIEGEADGSLDLGKIEAAIKQDDFHFARSRLLALENTMQGKVLPLTYLAAAGELTRRRGLALHLDGARLYNAAVKQGVPAREITRHFDSVSVCLSKGLGAPVGSVLCGSVALIGKARRWRKMVGGGMRQSGLLAAAGLYALEHQVARLAEDHANAERLADGLRGLGYAVEPVQTNMVYAQVGEQAGALKAFCAERGIRLTAAPRLRMVTHLDVSAEDIDQVLEAFSAFARA, encoded by the coding sequence ATGGCCGTCATCGACCTGCGCAGCGACACTGTCACCCAGCCAACCCCGGGCATGCGCGCGGCCATGCAGGCCACCGAACTGGGCGATGACGTCTACGGCGAGGATCCCTCGGTCAACCGCCTGGAGCAGTACCTGGCGGCCGAACTGGGTTTTGCCAGCGCGCTGTTCGTGCCGACCGGCACCATGAGCAATCTGCTCGGTCTGATGGCCCACTGTGAACGTGGCGACGAGTACATCGTCGGCCAACAGGCGCACACCTATAAATATGAAGGTGGCGGCGCCGCGGTGCTCGGCTCGATCCAGCCGCAACCGATCGAGGGCGAAGCCGATGGCTCGCTGGACCTGGGTAAGATCGAGGCGGCAATCAAGCAGGACGACTTCCACTTTGCCCGCAGCCGCCTGCTGGCGCTGGAAAACACCATGCAGGGCAAGGTCCTGCCGTTGACTTATCTGGCCGCTGCCGGCGAGTTGACCCGCAGGCGTGGCCTGGCCCTGCACCTGGATGGCGCGCGGCTGTACAACGCGGCGGTCAAGCAGGGTGTACCGGCCAGGGAAATCACCCGGCACTTTGATTCGGTCTCGGTCTGTTTGTCCAAGGGCTTGGGCGCGCCAGTGGGGTCGGTGCTGTGTGGCAGCGTTGCGCTGATCGGCAAGGCGCGGCGTTGGCGCAAGATGGTCGGCGGCGGCATGCGCCAGTCCGGCCTGCTGGCTGCGGCCGGACTCTATGCCCTGGAGCATCAGGTGGCGCGCCTAGCTGAGGATCACGCCAATGCCGAACGCCTGGCAGACGGGCTGCGCGGGTTGGGCTACGCGGTCGAGCCGGTGCAGACCAACATGGTCTATGCCCAGGTCGGCGAGCAGGCCGGCGCACTCAAGGCCTTCTGCGCCGAGCGCGGGATCAGGCTGACAGCCGCGCCGCGTTTGCGCATGGTCACGCATCTGGATGTCAGTGCCGAGGACATCGACCAGGTGCTCGAGGCGTTTTCTGCCTTCGCCCGGGCCTGA
- the astE gene encoding succinylglutamate desuccinylase — translation MLALGKLLELTLAGHEPAAKIQLTPEGTRLRWLAEGALEVTPPVARDNGLDLLLSAGIHGNETAPIELLDRLLHGIARGELKPRARILFLFGNPPAIRRGERYIEQDINRLFNGQHEQHAGAEAMRASDLEHLAATFFSKPERTRLHYDLHTAIRASEIEQFALYPWQEGRPRSLRELARLNAAGIEAVLLHNKSSITFSAYTYTQLGAESFTLELGKARAFGQNQEVNLGRLEERLQHIIAGCEPEPEQPGAELDGLQLFAVAREIIKHSDTFRLHLPADVENFSRLPVGYLLAEDLAGTRWVVEEPGARIIFPNPKVKNGLRAAILIVPAEDVQLA, via the coding sequence ATGCTTGCCCTCGGCAAACTGCTTGAATTGACCCTGGCCGGCCACGAACCGGCAGCGAAGATCCAGCTGACGCCAGAGGGCACGCGCTTGCGCTGGCTGGCCGAAGGCGCGCTGGAAGTGACGCCGCCAGTGGCCCGCGACAATGGCCTGGATCTGCTGCTCTCGGCGGGTATCCACGGCAACGAAACCGCCCCCATCGAATTGCTCGACCGCCTGCTGCACGGTATTGCCCGTGGTGAGTTGAAGCCGCGCGCACGGATCCTCTTCCTGTTCGGCAATCCGCCGGCGATCCGCCGTGGCGAGCGTTATATCGAGCAGGACATCAACCGCCTGTTCAACGGCCAGCACGAGCAGCATGCCGGGGCCGAGGCCATGCGTGCCTCTGATCTGGAACACCTGGCTGCCACTTTCTTCAGCAAGCCCGAGCGCACGCGCCTGCACTACGACCTGCATACCGCGATCCGGGCGTCCGAAATCGAGCAGTTCGCCCTCTATCCCTGGCAGGAGGGGCGACCGCGCAGCTTGCGCGAGTTGGCTCGGCTGAATGCCGCGGGGATCGAGGCGGTGTTGCTGCACAACAAAAGCTCGATCACCTTCAGTGCCTACACCTACACGCAGCTGGGTGCAGAATCGTTCACCCTGGAGCTGGGCAAGGCGCGTGCCTTCGGCCAGAACCAGGAGGTCAATCTGGGTCGGCTCGAAGAGCGTCTGCAGCACATCATCGCAGGCTGCGAACCAGAACCGGAGCAGCCAGGCGCCGAGCTGGACGGGCTGCAACTGTTCGCCGTGGCGCGGGAAATCATCAAGCACAGCGACACCTTCAGGCTGCACCTGCCGGCGGATGTGGAGAATTTCAGCAGACTGCCGGTCGGCTACCTGCTTGCCGAGGATCTGGCCGGCACCCGCTGGGTTGTGGAAGAGCCGGGAGCACGGATCATCTTCCCCAATCCCAAGGTGAAAAACGGTCTGCGCGCCGCCATCCTCATTGTCCCCGCCGAAGACGTGCAACTGGCCTGA
- a CDS encoding topoisomerase II: MSDVLQLILEDEDGTQLETTCTRFAVMWQGKEVWFQQVGNGQLMIGVDVAEGDSEYANLLLRPLATNLVSLELEMEAAEPGDDEHVHGPDCNHD, from the coding sequence ATGTCCGATGTCCTGCAACTGATCCTCGAAGATGAAGATGGCACCCAACTGGAAACGACCTGCACCCGCTTTGCGGTGATGTGGCAGGGCAAGGAAGTCTGGTTTCAGCAGGTGGGTAACGGCCAGTTGATGATCGGCGTGGACGTGGCGGAGGGTGACAGCGAGTACGCCAATCTGCTGCTGCGCCCGCTGGCCACCAATCTGGTCAGCCTGGAACTGGAGATGGAAGCGGCCGAGCCCGGCGACGACGAGCACGTGCATGGCCCTGACTGCAATCACGATTGA
- the astB gene encoding N-succinylarginine dihydrolase: MSAHEMNFDGLVGPTHNYGGLSYGNVASQSNSQVASSPKEAAKQGLAKMKALMEMGFKQGVLAPQERPDVAVLRRLGFTGSDTQVIERAAKEAMPLLVASCSASSMWTANACTVSPSADTADGRVHFTAANLNCKFHRSIEHPTTSRVLGAMFANQQHFAHHPALPAVTQFGDEGAANHTRFCNGYGEAGVEFFVFGRSAFDSRYPAPQRYPARQTLEASQAVVRLHGLSEAGVVYAQQNPAVIDQGVFHNDVIAVGNGEVLFYHQDAFLDTDKVLAELGEKLGRRGGNLQAVCVPRDAVTVEDAVKSYLFNSQLLSRAAGGMLLIVPEECRNNGNVWNYLQQLTSGSGPIREVKVFDLKQSMQNGGGPACLRLRVALKDNELAAVNPGVIMTPQLYDTLNVWVDKHYRDSLRESELADPQLLIECRTALDELTQILKLGAVYPFQLN, translated from the coding sequence ATGTCCGCGCATGAAATGAACTTCGACGGTTTGGTCGGCCCGACCCACAACTACGGTGGCCTGTCCTACGGCAACGTCGCGTCGCAGAGCAACAGTCAGGTCGCCTCCAGCCCGAAAGAGGCCGCCAAGCAAGGGCTGGCGAAAATGAAGGCGCTGATGGAGATGGGCTTCAAGCAGGGCGTGCTGGCTCCGCAGGAACGTCCGGATGTCGCGGTGCTGCGCCGCCTCGGCTTTACCGGCAGCGATACCCAAGTGATCGAGCGGGCAGCGAAAGAAGCCATGCCTTTATTGGTTGCAAGCTGCTCGGCCTCGAGCATGTGGACGGCCAACGCCTGCACCGTCAGCCCCAGTGCCGATACGGCCGATGGCCGGGTGCACTTCACCGCCGCCAACCTCAACTGCAAATTTCACCGCAGCATCGAGCACCCGACTACCAGTCGCGTGCTCGGCGCCATGTTCGCCAACCAACAGCATTTCGCCCATCACCCGGCGCTGCCAGCGGTCACGCAGTTCGGTGACGAGGGCGCGGCCAACCACACGCGCTTCTGTAACGGTTACGGCGAGGCCGGGGTGGAGTTCTTCGTGTTCGGACGCAGCGCCTTCGACAGCCGCTACCCGGCGCCGCAACGCTACCCGGCGCGGCAGACCCTGGAAGCCTCGCAGGCCGTGGTGCGCCTGCATGGATTGAGCGAGGCTGGGGTGGTCTATGCTCAGCAGAACCCGGCGGTGATCGATCAGGGCGTCTTCCACAACGACGTGATCGCGGTGGGCAACGGCGAAGTGCTGTTCTATCACCAGGACGCCTTCCTCGATACCGACAAGGTGCTGGCCGAGCTGGGCGAGAAGCTCGGCCGTCGTGGCGGCAACCTGCAAGCGGTGTGCGTGCCGCGCGATGCGGTCACGGTAGAGGACGCGGTGAAGTCCTACCTGTTCAATAGCCAGTTGTTGTCACGCGCCGCTGGCGGCATGTTGTTGATCGTGCCGGAGGAGTGCCGCAACAACGGCAACGTGTGGAATTACCTGCAGCAGCTCACCAGCGGCAGCGGGCCGATTCGCGAGGTCAAGGTGTTCGATCTCAAGCAAAGCATGCAGAACGGTGGCGGCCCGGCCTGCCTGCGTCTGCGCGTGGCGCTCAAGGACAATGAGCTGGCGGCGGTGAATCCGGGGGTGATCATGACCCCGCAGCTGTATGACACCCTCAACGTCTGGGTCGACAAGCACTACCGCGATAGCCTCCGCGAGAGCGAGTTGGCCGACCCGCAATTGTTGATTGAATGCCGCACGGCATTGGATGAATTGACCCAGATCCTTAAACTGGGTGCGGTTTATCCTTTCCAATTGAACTGA
- the astD gene encoding succinylglutamate-semialdehyde dehydrogenase, with amino-acid sequence MSTHYIAGSWQVGQGEALESLNPVSQAVVWRGQAASVAQVEAAVVAARAAFAGWASCSLDGRIAVLERFAVVLKAHADELAQAIGEETGKPLWESATEAASMVNKVAISVQSYRERTGEKSAPLGDATAVLRHKPHGVVAVFGPYNFPGHLPNGHIVPALLAGNCVLFKPSELTPKVAELTVKCWIEAGLPAGVLNLLQGARETGVALAGNPGIDGLFFTGSSRTGNLLHNQFAGRPDKILALEMGGNNPLIVDQVADVDAAVYTIVQSAFISAGQRCTCARRLLVPQGEWGDALLARLVQVAEQIKVGRYDEQPAPFMGSVISLAAAEHLLQAQQQLLGKGATALLAMTQPLPGAALLTPGILDVSAVAERSDEEFFGPLLQVIRYADFEGAIAEANNTQFGLAAGLLSDSKARYQQFWLQSRAGIVNWNKQLTGAASTAPFGGVGASGNHRASAYYAADYCAYPVASLESESLSLPASLTPGVSL; translated from the coding sequence ATGAGCACTCATTACATCGCCGGTAGCTGGCAGGTTGGTCAGGGCGAAGCCCTGGAATCGTTGAATCCGGTCAGTCAGGCCGTGGTCTGGCGTGGCCAGGCGGCCTCTGTCGCCCAGGTCGAGGCCGCCGTGGTGGCCGCCCGCGCGGCATTTGCGGGCTGGGCCTCGTGCTCCCTGGATGGGCGCATCGCCGTGCTGGAGCGTTTCGCCGTAGTCCTCAAGGCGCATGCCGACGAGCTGGCCCAGGCGATTGGTGAGGAAACCGGCAAGCCGCTGTGGGAGTCGGCCACCGAGGCGGCCAGCATGGTCAACAAGGTCGCCATCTCGGTGCAGAGCTACCGCGAGCGTACCGGCGAGAAGAGTGCACCGCTGGGCGATGCCACGGCCGTGCTGCGGCACAAGCCGCATGGCGTGGTGGCGGTGTTCGGGCCCTACAACTTCCCCGGTCACCTGCCCAACGGTCACATAGTGCCGGCGTTGCTGGCCGGCAATTGCGTGCTGTTCAAGCCCAGCGAGTTGACGCCGAAAGTCGCCGAACTGACGGTCAAGTGCTGGATCGAAGCCGGTCTGCCGGCGGGCGTGCTCAATCTGCTGCAGGGCGCGCGGGAAACCGGCGTGGCCCTGGCCGGCAATCCCGGTATCGACGGGTTGTTCTTCACCGGCTCGAGCCGCACCGGCAACCTGCTGCACAATCAATTCGCCGGGCGCCCGGACAAGATCCTCGCCCTGGAAATGGGCGGCAACAACCCGCTGATCGTCGATCAGGTGGCTGATGTCGATGCGGCGGTCTACACCATCGTGCAGTCGGCATTCATCTCCGCCGGCCAGCGCTGCACCTGTGCGCGCCGCCTGCTGGTGCCGCAGGGCGAGTGGGGCGATGCCCTGCTCGCTCGGCTGGTCCAGGTCGCCGAGCAGATCAAGGTCGGCCGGTATGACGAACAGCCGGCCCCCTTCATGGGCTCGGTGATTTCCCTGGCCGCAGCTGAGCACCTGCTGCAGGCTCAGCAGCAGTTGCTCGGCAAGGGGGCCACGGCGCTGCTGGCGATGACCCAGCCGCTGCCCGGTGCCGCCTTGCTGACCCCGGGCATTCTCGATGTCAGCGCGGTAGCCGAGCGCTCGGACGAAGAGTTTTTCGGCCCGCTGCTGCAGGTCATCCGCTATGCCGATTTCGAGGGTGCGATCGCCGAGGCCAACAACACCCAGTTCGGCCTGGCCGCCGGTTTGCTGTCGGACTCCAAGGCGCGCTACCAGCAGTTCTGGCTGCAGAGTCGTGCCGGCATCGTCAACTGGAACAAGCAGCTCACTGGCGCCGCCAGCACGGCGCCGTTCGGTGGCGTCGGTGCATCCGGCAACCACCGCGCCAGTGCTTATTACGCGGCGGACTACTGCGCCTATCCGGTGGCCTCGCTGGAAAGTGAAAGCCTGAGCCTGCCTGCCAGCCTGACCCCAGGAGTAAGCCTGTAA